A region from the Lolium perenne isolate Kyuss_39 chromosome 4, Kyuss_2.0, whole genome shotgun sequence genome encodes:
- the LOC127293794 gene encoding protein JINGUBANG-like, whose translation MGNHQKLLHFFRQDPACSPRSILSSSTSVSDDDGHSCSSYATTDGDASPTTSRYASSTPPTPKSPWAHFPGLGAAAEPGATGLIASLVKEDGHVYSLAATGDVLYTGTDSRNVRVWRDNRELAGSFRTASGLVKAIVVAADGRIFTGHQDGKVRVWRADDAASPAAHRQVGSLPRLADYLRSAVNPAGYVQTERKGRKRAVWLRHSDAVSSLSLDEGAGLLYSASWDRTFKVWRVSDSKCLESVRAHDDAVNTVAAAVFDNVVFTGSADGTIKVWRRQVSAKGGRATKHVLERVLREGESAITAIAVSSEDRVVYVGSSDGAVTYWHWIDGQARYGGVLRGHKMAVMCLAVAGNVVVSGSADRTLCVWRRDGAEHVSLAVLAGHTGPVKCVAMDEEEEASSSVDRRFVVYSGSLDGSVKVWRLSDTDTREPALGTERTAAAPPQPSDDWRIRPAPALYVGAWAPYQTPEFMRVAAA comes from the coding sequence ATGGGCAACCACCAGAAGCTCCTCCACTTCTTCCGCCAAGACCCGGCCTGCTCGCCGAGGTCCATCTTGTCCTCTTCCACCTCCGTCTCCGACGACGACGGCCACAGCTGTTCCTCCTACGCCACCACGGACGGGGACGCCTCGCCCACCACGTCACGCTACGCCTCCTCTACCCCGCCCACGCCCAAGTCGCCGTGGGCGCACTTCCCGGGACTCGGCGCAGCCGCCGAGCCGGGCGCGACGGGCCTCATCGCGTCGCTGGTCAAGGAGGACGGGCACGTCTACTCGCTGGCAGCCACTGGCGACGTCCTCTACACCGGCACCGACTCCCGGAACGTGCGCGTGTGGCGGGACAACCGCGAGCTCGCGGGCTCGTTCCGGACGGCGAGCGGCCTCGTCAAGGCCATCGTCGTCGCGGCCGACGGGCGCATCTTCACCGGCCACCAGGACGGCAAGGTGCGCGTGTGGCGCGCCGACGACGCGGCCAGCCCCGCCGCGCACCGCCAGGTGGGCTCGCTCCCCAGGCTCGCGGACTACCTCAGGAGCGCCGTCAACCCGGCCGGTTACGTCCAGACGGAGCGCAAGGGACGCAAGCGCGCGGTGTGGCTGCGGCACTCGGACGCCGTGTCCTCCCTCAGCCTCGACGAGGGCGCTGGGCTGCTCTACTCCGCCTCCTGGGACAGGACCTTCAAGGTGTGGCGCGTGTCCGACTCCAAGTGCCTCGAGTCCGTGCGCGCGCACGACGACGCCGTCAACACCGTGGCGGCGGCCGTGTTCGACAACGTCGTTTTCACCGGATCGGCCGACGGGACCATCAAGGTGTGGCGGCGGCAGGTGTCCGCCAAGGGTGGCCGCGCGACGAAGCACGTCCTGGAGAGGGTGCTCAGGGAGGGCGAGAGCGCGATCACCGCGATCGCCGTGTCATCCGAGGACCGCGTCGTGTACGTCGGCTCGTCGGACGGAGCGGTCACCTACTGGCACTGGATCGACGGCCAGGCCAGATACGGCGGTGTGCTCAGGGGCcacaagatggcggtgatgtgcctCGCCGTGGCCGGCAACGTCGTTGTCAGCGGCTCGGCCGATCGGACGCTCTGCGTCTGGCGGCGCGACGGGGCAGAGCACGTCAGCCTCGCCGTGCTGGCCGGGCACACCGGACCGGTGAAGTGCGTCGCcatggacgaggaggaggaggccagtTCGAGCGTCGATCGGCGGTTCGTGGTGTACAGTGGAAGCCTCGACGGGTCAGTCAAGGTGTGGCGCCTGTCAGACACGGACACGCGCGAACCGGCGCTTGGGACGGAGCGAACGGCAGCAGCACCGCCGCAGCCGTCGGACGATTGGAGAATTCGTCCGGCTCCGGCGCTGTATGTGGGAGCGTGGGCGCCGTACCAGACGCCGGAGTTCATGCGCGTGGCAGCTGCGTGA